From the genome of Leptolyngbya sp. FACHB-261, one region includes:
- the modA gene encoding molybdate ABC transporter substrate-binding protein: protein MSRRFVSRWLSGFALTALLVVVCGQLLGGSLVRSQPARPVNLTVSAAISLTNALQDVQRLYRQNRSNVTLTYNFGASGALQQQIEQGAPVDIFVSAGSRQMEALRAKDFLLPGTQRNLLSNRVVLVTPKNASGITNFRDLASAGVRRIAIGEPRSVPAGQYAQEVLNSLGIAQQVQPKLVLAQNVRQVLSYVETGNVDAGIVYLTDARQSNRIRIAAFAPANSHSPAVYPVAVIKSSRSPEAARDFVQFLFSPRARTTFERYGFTTAS from the coding sequence ATGAGTAGAAGATTTGTATCTCGTTGGTTGAGCGGTTTTGCCCTGACTGCGCTCTTAGTGGTGGTTTGTGGGCAGTTGTTGGGTGGGTCTCTCGTTCGCTCTCAACCAGCGCGACCAGTCAATCTGACAGTCTCAGCCGCTATCAGCCTAACTAACGCATTGCAAGATGTTCAACGTCTGTATCGACAGAACCGTTCGAATGTCACGCTGACTTATAACTTTGGTGCATCTGGTGCTTTGCAACAGCAAATTGAACAAGGTGCGCCTGTTGATATATTTGTCTCCGCAGGCTCCCGGCAGATGGAAGCTCTACGAGCTAAAGATTTTTTACTGCCCGGAACCCAACGCAATCTACTGAGCAATCGCGTGGTTCTGGTGACGCCTAAAAATGCTTCGGGCATTACTAATTTTAGAGATTTGGCCAGTGCTGGAGTCCGGCGTATTGCAATCGGTGAGCCGAGAAGTGTACCGGCAGGACAATATGCGCAGGAAGTTCTCAATTCGCTGGGAATTGCCCAACAAGTTCAACCCAAATTGGTGTTGGCCCAGAATGTGCGCCAGGTTTTGAGCTATGTGGAAACTGGCAATGTTGATGCTGGTATTGTCTACCTGACTGATGCCAGACAATCAAACCGAATCAGAATTGCTGCCTTCGCCCCGGCCAATTCCCATTCGCCCGCCGTTTATCCCGTTGCTGTGATTAAAAGTAGCCGCAGTCCGGAAGCGGCCAGAGACTTTGTGCAATTCCTATTTAGTCCACGCGCTAGAACTACGTTTGAGCGATACGGCTTCACCACAGCGAGCTGA
- a CDS encoding phosphoribulokinase has translation MGHEPIILGIVGDSAAGKTTITSGIAAILGSEDEVTVICTDDYHKYDRQQRAKLNISALHPDCNYLDIIEQHLALLKQGQPILKPIYNHSTGTFDPPEYIKPGRFVVVEGLLGYSTRRARDCFDVKVYLAPPESLRTKWKVKRDTGKRGYTTEQVLEQLRKREDDSEQFIRPQRQWSDMVVSFYPSSEADEEAGANLNVRLVLRPTLPHPDLSEVLRRSETASAPPAVRLTLDRDCNKPVDTLEIDGHVRDEKAYELMDLLCNSAPYGDRLRCCIDMGSFTGTTGEQLRSHPLALTQLLIAHHLLKAAHEVH, from the coding sequence ATGGGTCACGAGCCAATCATCCTAGGCATTGTCGGTGACAGTGCTGCGGGCAAAACCACAATCACCAGCGGTATTGCTGCGATTCTAGGGAGCGAAGACGAAGTCACGGTCATTTGCACCGATGACTACCACAAGTACGACCGGCAACAGCGGGCAAAACTAAACATTTCGGCTTTACACCCTGACTGTAATTACCTCGATATCATCGAGCAGCACTTAGCTCTACTCAAGCAAGGCCAGCCAATCCTCAAGCCGATCTACAACCACAGCACCGGCACCTTCGATCCTCCCGAATACATCAAGCCTGGACGCTTCGTAGTAGTTGAGGGCTTGCTGGGCTACTCGACTCGCCGAGCACGCGATTGCTTCGATGTGAAAGTCTACCTGGCCCCGCCAGAGTCTCTGCGTACCAAATGGAAAGTCAAGCGGGACACCGGCAAGCGGGGCTACACCACTGAACAAGTCTTGGAGCAACTGCGCAAACGCGAAGATGACTCCGAGCAGTTTATTCGACCCCAACGCCAATGGTCAGATATGGTTGTGAGCTTCTATCCTTCCAGCGAAGCTGACGAAGAAGCCGGAGCAAACCTGAACGTGCGTCTCGTCCTGCGTCCGACCCTGCCCCATCCCGACCTCAGTGAAGTGCTGCGCCGTAGTGAAACTGCCAGTGCTCCCCCCGCCGTCCGCCTGACCCTAGACCGCGACTGCAACAAGCCTGTGGATACTCTGGAAATTGATGGGCATGTGCGCGACGAGAAAGCCTACGAACTGATGGACTTGCTGTGCAACAGCGCTCCCTATGGGGACCGACTGCGCTGTTGTATAGATATGGGCAGCTTTACGGGCACGACGGGAGAGCAGTTGCGTAGTCACCCCCTGGCACTCACGCAATTGCTAATCGCCCATCACCTGCTCAAAGCCGCTCATGAAGTTCATTGA
- a CDS encoding cytochrome C has product MPGLARFKPLKFWLGLVLGCCLVLSAGLARALDPAQVDSSMTTDPVPAQHQLGQQIYLDTCGACHVALPPAVMPTETWRRLIQDSQHYGQIINPLVDPSRLLVWNYLQLYSRVGPKEDPIPYRIAESRPFKALHPEVQLPQPLKLESCATCHPAAPRFNFRALSPEWQ; this is encoded by the coding sequence ATGCCCGGTTTGGCCCGTTTCAAACCCCTGAAATTCTGGCTGGGTCTGGTCCTGGGCTGTTGCCTGGTGCTTAGTGCTGGGCTTGCCCGTGCCCTTGACCCGGCCCAAGTGGATTCATCCATGACTACGGATCCAGTTCCCGCTCAGCATCAACTGGGTCAACAGATTTATCTAGATACCTGCGGGGCTTGCCATGTGGCTCTACCGCCAGCGGTCATGCCTACCGAAACCTGGCGACGACTAATCCAAGACTCTCAACATTACGGCCAGATTATTAACCCGCTCGTGGATCCCTCGCGGCTATTGGTCTGGAATTATCTTCAGCTTTACTCACGGGTAGGGCCGAAAGAGGATCCCATCCCTTACCGCATCGCGGAATCCCGCCCGTTTAAAGCGCTGCATCCAGAGGTGCAGTTACCGCAACCCCTGAAGCTAGAGAGTTGTGCAACCTGCCACCCTGCCGCCCCTCGTTTCAACTTCCGCGCCCTGTCACCTGAATGGCAGTAA
- the secA gene encoding preprotein translocase subunit SecA yields the protein MLKTLLGDPNKRKLKKYQPDVVEVNLLEAEIKALSDVDLQAKTAEFKQRHAKGESLDDLLPEAFAVVREAASRVLGMRHYDVQLIGGMVLHDGQIAEMKTGEGKTLVSTLPAYLNALSGKGVHVVTVNDYLARRDAEWMGQVHRFLGLTVGLIQQGMSPPERKKNYASDVVYATNSELGFDYLRDNMATSMEEVVQTPFNFCIIDEVDSILIDEARTPLIISGQVERPTEKYMQAAAVAAQLKKGKEGDDEDYDYEVDEKARNVLLTDEGFERAEQLLSVTDLFDPKDPWAHYIFNAVKAKELFVKDVNYIVRGDEVVIVDEFTGRVMPGRRWSDGLHQAIEAKERVEIQNETQTLATITYQNFFLLYPKLSGMTGTAKTEEAEFEKIYKLEVTIIPTNRFTGRKDLSDVVYKTEEAKWKSIAEECAEMHTTGRPVLVGTTSVEKSEYLSRLLQAKSIPHNLLNAKPENVERESEIVAQAGRKGTVTIATNMAGRGTDIILGGNADYMARLKVREYFMPKMVRPEDDDPMSFLRSSPTGGGQGFAPGRKVKSWRASPDIFPTKISPAAEKLLKDAVDFAVRERGEQSVPELEAEEIIAVAAEKAPTEDLVVTNLREAYKRIKQEYEEFTSREHDEVIQLGGLHVIGTERHESRRIDNQLRGRSGRQGDPGTTKFFLSLQDNLLRIFGGERVAGMMDAFRVEEDMPIESGLLTRSLEGAQKKVETYYYDTRKQVFEYDEVMNNQRRAIYSERRRVLEGQDLKYRVIEYAERTMDDVMEAYINPDLPPEEWELEKLVNKVKEFVYLLADLEPDHLRDMNVSELQAFLHEQVRIAYEAKEAQIDAIQPGLMRQAERFFILQQIDTLWREHLQAMDALREAVGLRGYGQKDPLVEYKSEGYELFLDMMVDIRRNVVYSLFQFQPQIQPAEAAASRTV from the coding sequence ATGTTGAAAACTCTGCTGGGCGATCCCAACAAGCGCAAGCTCAAGAAATACCAGCCCGACGTGGTTGAAGTTAATCTCCTGGAAGCGGAGATTAAGGCACTGTCGGATGTGGACTTGCAGGCTAAGACCGCAGAGTTTAAGCAGCGTCATGCCAAAGGCGAGAGCCTCGATGATCTGTTGCCTGAGGCCTTTGCAGTGGTGCGCGAAGCTGCAAGCCGGGTACTGGGCATGCGTCACTACGATGTGCAGCTGATTGGCGGCATGGTCCTCCACGACGGCCAGATTGCTGAGATGAAGACGGGCGAAGGCAAGACGCTAGTTTCGACTCTACCCGCTTATCTAAATGCCCTCTCTGGCAAGGGAGTCCACGTCGTTACGGTCAACGACTACTTGGCACGCCGTGATGCTGAGTGGATGGGCCAGGTCCACCGCTTCCTGGGCCTGACCGTGGGGCTGATCCAGCAGGGCATGAGCCCACCAGAGCGCAAGAAGAACTATGCCTCCGATGTAGTTTATGCCACCAACAGTGAGTTGGGCTTCGACTACCTGCGCGACAACATGGCGACCTCGATGGAAGAGGTGGTGCAGACGCCCTTCAACTTCTGCATCATCGACGAGGTGGACTCGATTCTGATTGACGAGGCCCGTACGCCCCTAATTATTTCGGGCCAGGTTGAGCGGCCCACCGAGAAGTACATGCAGGCAGCAGCAGTTGCTGCTCAATTGAAGAAAGGTAAGGAAGGTGACGACGAGGACTATGACTACGAAGTCGATGAAAAAGCCCGTAACGTTCTCCTGACCGACGAAGGCTTCGAACGGGCCGAACAACTGCTGAGCGTCACAGACCTGTTTGACCCCAAAGATCCCTGGGCGCACTATATCTTCAACGCTGTTAAGGCCAAAGAACTGTTCGTTAAAGACGTGAACTACATCGTCCGGGGCGACGAGGTGGTCATTGTTGATGAATTTACGGGACGGGTTATGCCCGGTCGGCGTTGGAGTGATGGCCTGCACCAGGCGATTGAAGCCAAAGAGCGGGTCGAGATCCAGAACGAAACCCAGACCCTAGCCACAATCACTTACCAAAACTTCTTCCTGCTCTATCCCAAGCTGTCGGGTATGACCGGCACTGCCAAAACAGAGGAAGCTGAGTTTGAGAAGATCTACAAGCTAGAAGTCACGATCATTCCCACCAACCGATTCACAGGTCGTAAAGACCTGTCGGACGTCGTCTACAAGACGGAAGAGGCGAAGTGGAAGTCAATTGCAGAAGAGTGTGCTGAAATGCACACGACCGGACGTCCGGTACTGGTGGGTACGACTAGCGTTGAGAAGTCTGAGTACCTCTCCCGTCTCTTGCAAGCCAAGAGTATCCCGCACAACCTACTCAACGCTAAGCCAGAGAACGTGGAGCGCGAGTCCGAAATTGTGGCTCAGGCCGGTCGCAAAGGCACCGTCACGATTGCCACCAACATGGCAGGCCGAGGAACCGACATCATTCTGGGTGGTAACGCCGACTACATGGCCCGCCTGAAAGTGCGTGAATACTTCATGCCCAAGATGGTGCGCCCCGAGGATGATGATCCTATGTCTTTCCTGCGCTCCAGTCCCACTGGGGGGGGGCAGGGCTTTGCACCAGGCCGCAAAGTGAAGTCCTGGCGGGCTTCCCCAGATATTTTCCCCACCAAGATTTCGCCAGCAGCAGAGAAGCTGCTCAAGGACGCAGTAGACTTTGCTGTGCGCGAGCGCGGCGAACAGAGTGTTCCTGAGCTAGAAGCCGAGGAAATCATTGCCGTTGCCGCAGAGAAAGCTCCCACTGAAGATCTGGTGGTGACCAATCTACGGGAAGCCTACAAACGCATCAAGCAGGAGTATGAGGAGTTCACCAGCCGGGAGCACGATGAAGTGATTCAGCTTGGTGGCCTGCATGTGATCGGCACTGAGCGTCACGAGTCTCGCCGGATCGACAACCAGTTGCGAGGCCGCTCTGGACGTCAAGGCGACCCTGGCACTACCAAGTTCTTCCTGAGCTTGCAAGACAATCTGCTGCGCATCTTTGGTGGCGAGCGAGTAGCGGGCATGATGGACGCCTTCCGAGTCGAGGAAGACATGCCCATTGAGTCTGGTCTGCTGACCCGCAGTCTAGAAGGCGCTCAGAAGAAAGTCGAGACCTACTACTACGACACCCGTAAGCAGGTATTTGAGTATGACGAGGTAATGAACAACCAGCGTCGTGCCATCTACTCCGAGCGCCGCCGAGTGTTGGAGGGGCAAGATCTCAAGTACCGGGTGATTGAGTATGCAGAAAGAACCATGGATGACGTCATGGAAGCATACATTAACCCTGACCTGCCGCCGGAAGAGTGGGAGCTGGAGAAACTGGTCAATAAGGTCAAGGAGTTTGTTTACCTCCTAGCGGACCTGGAGCCCGACCATCTGCGCGACATGAATGTCAGTGAGCTGCAAGCTTTCCTGCATGAGCAGGTGCGCATTGCTTACGAGGCCAAAGAAGCTCAGATTGATGCCATCCAGCCCGGTTTGATGCGTCAGGCGGAGCGCTTCTTTATCCTTCAGCAAATCGACACGCTGTGGCGGGAGCATTTGCAGGCGATGGATGCGCTGCGTGAGGCGGTAGGCTTGCGTGGCTACGGTCAGAAAGACCCTCTAGTGGAGTACAAGAGCGAAGGCTACGAGCTGTTCTTGGACATGATGGTTGACATTCGTCGTAACGTTGTTTACTCACTGTTCCAGTTCCAGCCGCAAATTCAACCTGCAGAAGCGGCTGCATCCAGAACCGTCTGA
- a CDS encoding YdcF family protein: MRRYLRWVKLSLLLVVVAWVLVRLTTLAQGALGPVDAVLVLGGSIQREIYAAKLAHQNPELPILISQGSEPPCVLEIFQQAEVPLDQVWLEQCAESTFGNFYYSMPVLARWGARHVRVISTTTHFPRAGWLGQILLGARGIWMEADPMRERGIPANSESPLKTSIDVARALGWAVVSQVYTPSCAQVTRLDQVDMAAWSQRDYQCEHIVPQ, from the coding sequence GTGCGTCGATACCTGCGTTGGGTAAAGCTGAGCCTGCTCTTGGTTGTGGTTGCTTGGGTACTGGTACGGTTGACCACCCTAGCGCAAGGGGCCTTAGGACCCGTGGATGCAGTCCTGGTCCTGGGAGGCAGTATTCAACGGGAGATCTATGCTGCCAAGCTCGCCCACCAAAATCCTGAACTGCCCATTCTGATTTCCCAGGGCTCAGAGCCTCCTTGCGTCTTGGAGATTTTTCAGCAGGCTGAGGTTCCCCTAGATCAGGTTTGGCTAGAGCAATGTGCTGAATCAACCTTCGGCAACTTCTACTACAGCATGCCAGTTTTGGCCCGTTGGGGAGCACGGCACGTCAGAGTGATCTCTACAACGACTCATTTTCCCCGTGCCGGCTGGCTTGGGCAGATTCTGCTAGGCGCGAGAGGCATTTGGATGGAAGCTGACCCCATGCGCGAACGCGGCATTCCAGCCAACAGCGAATCACCTCTCAAAACCAGCATAGATGTCGCACGAGCTTTGGGCTGGGCTGTAGTCAGCCAGGTCTACACGCCATCCTGTGCTCAAGTGACGCGGCTCGACCAAGTCGATATGGCAGCCTGGAGCCAGCGAGATTACCAGTGTGAGCACATTGTGCCGCAGTAG
- a CDS encoding sirohydrochlorin chelatase — MLALTIPKLDLEPLPLQRPLLLVGHGTRDAEGRQSFLDFATAYQQLDHSRPVLPCFLELTEPSIQNGVDQCVEAGHLELSVLPVLLFAARHNKFDVTNELDRAKQRHPGLQLHYGRHFGITPSLLNLWNERLAALDQPEHNPEAIPRSETVLLFVGRGSSDPDANGDACKLARLLWEGSGYASVETCFIGITHPRLEEGFRRARLDQPRRIIVLPHFLFTGALVKKIVEATEAQQALFPHLQIDCLPEIGLHPDLFLLLRERERETQLGEVRMNCEMCKFRLMPPTEAEGHGHAHGHAHAHGHDHGHSQEHGHGHSHSHGSAPDSLAEPAAYHQRVWQTP; from the coding sequence GTGTTGGCATTAACTATTCCGAAGCTCGACCTGGAACCCTTGCCTCTCCAGCGTCCACTGTTACTGGTTGGGCATGGCACGCGCGATGCTGAAGGGCGACAGAGCTTCCTAGATTTCGCTACTGCCTATCAGCAGTTAGATCATTCCCGCCCTGTCCTGCCCTGCTTTTTGGAACTGACTGAACCTAGTATTCAAAATGGCGTTGACCAGTGTGTAGAGGCAGGCCACCTGGAGCTAAGCGTGTTGCCAGTGTTGCTATTTGCGGCACGACACAACAAATTTGATGTTACCAACGAGTTGGACCGCGCCAAGCAGCGCCACCCCGGTTTGCAGCTTCACTACGGACGGCATTTCGGCATTACGCCGAGCTTACTGAACCTCTGGAATGAACGTCTTGCCGCCCTCGACCAACCTGAGCACAATCCTGAGGCAATTCCCCGCTCTGAAACCGTGCTGTTGTTTGTGGGACGAGGCTCCAGCGATCCAGATGCCAATGGAGATGCTTGCAAATTGGCCCGCCTGCTCTGGGAGGGCAGTGGCTATGCCAGTGTGGAGACTTGCTTTATCGGCATCACCCACCCGCGATTAGAAGAAGGCTTCCGTCGTGCCCGTCTGGATCAGCCGCGTCGGATTATCGTGTTACCTCACTTTCTGTTTACCGGTGCTCTGGTGAAGAAGATTGTGGAGGCCACAGAAGCTCAGCAGGCCCTATTTCCTCACCTGCAAATTGACTGTCTGCCAGAGATTGGTCTGCATCCAGACCTGTTCTTGCTGCTTAGGGAGCGTGAACGCGAGACGCAATTAGGCGAGGTGCGGATGAATTGCGAGATGTGCAAGTTCCGCTTAATGCCACCCACTGAGGCCGAGGGTCACGGGCATGCTCATGGGCACGCACACGCTCATGGGCATGATCACGGGCACAGCCAGGAGCATGGGCACGGACACTCACATAGTCATGGCTCAGCCCCAGATTCGCTGGCAGAGCCAGCAGCTTATCACCAGCGCGTCTGGCAAACACCTTAA
- a CDS encoding carboxypeptidase-like regulatory domain-containing protein, which translates to MPYDAVIKALQFSTRVLPDGQVELQSPGLVTRVDPKRVQTDPELGLVFSVQDLKTLFGVEAKFDLNEYAIQLQAPWLEQTNQAVSSIDTPIQLEGLPYIGSSTLSLAAIEQRVDVSGSQGTSTNARGELMAVGTLLGGSWFIRTDQPDLRNQRTWSLAEARFQRQTNQSDFIIGSQPPFWSSQGTNDYWGFTTIQRQGFVPQLQLYGEADPRQRLQAAQVGQTIVGRAEPGTLARLTQGFNSRLVTEVLVDSSGIYRFENVKVDNQFLSNYRVLLYPQGRLTAQPEIREATFSIVPGQLPAGASALVISAGFQREPLNFQAGKFLGNFSDFQGGIAQRWGLSQELTVGLGAVYDQSMRGLGELFFQPRGVPLRVAVSALTGGGDGSWDINANISFEPSRNFRAQFSSDQFSSRFNLDWQVIPGLTLLGIADSRDSVAAGLQIVSSSRTASTFARVTLDAKSRLRWSLFQRLGRLQLSQFGNEIGSRSELSYDFSPDNDFTTGHALVLGYETQNQNRSDKLLSLAWHYHSQQRSIDGNYLWQAELGYAVGTQGSGLIASVGTTIVPGLMVRARYQGVSVTSDQATFSLELVPSLNFQQGITAGDRHANYFRTQGGLLIQPFLDRNNNGRRDANEAFYTDPSLILLNNQPIQSLRPEILNDRISLRLPPNTYRLDFDPAGFPADWQVASNALAVEVVAGSHTPVLIPLVPSYTLAGTVTDPQGKPLGGVRVEAIQSDSKQRMFSVTNNAGVYYLERLQQGTYNLQVNGEPAQPDSIELEASSEKLQEVSLQYSRPKQTQ; encoded by the coding sequence TTGCCCTACGATGCTGTCATCAAGGCATTGCAATTTAGTACAAGAGTTTTGCCTGATGGTCAGGTAGAGCTGCAGTCACCAGGCCTCGTTACCCGTGTCGATCCTAAGCGAGTGCAGACCGACCCGGAACTAGGTCTGGTCTTCTCCGTGCAAGATCTAAAAACTCTATTTGGCGTTGAAGCGAAATTTGATCTCAATGAGTATGCAATTCAGTTGCAAGCACCTTGGCTGGAACAAACCAACCAAGCTGTTAGCTCGATAGATACTCCAATTCAACTCGAAGGGTTGCCATACATTGGATCCTCAACCTTATCGCTAGCAGCCATTGAGCAACGAGTTGACGTGAGTGGTTCTCAGGGAACCTCCACAAACGCTAGGGGAGAGCTAATGGCAGTTGGCACTCTCTTAGGTGGCAGTTGGTTTATTCGAACCGATCAGCCTGACCTCCGTAATCAAAGAACTTGGAGCTTAGCTGAGGCTCGGTTTCAGCGGCAGACGAATCAGTCCGACTTCATCATCGGCTCTCAGCCCCCTTTCTGGTCTAGCCAGGGAACAAACGACTATTGGGGCTTTACAACTATTCAACGGCAGGGCTTCGTACCACAGCTACAACTCTATGGCGAGGCTGATCCACGTCAGCGTCTACAGGCAGCCCAAGTAGGTCAGACAATCGTAGGACGCGCGGAGCCAGGCACATTAGCGCGCCTAACTCAAGGCTTCAACAGTCGCTTGGTTACCGAGGTTTTGGTAGATTCCTCTGGTATTTATCGATTTGAAAACGTTAAAGTTGACAACCAGTTTCTGAGCAATTATCGCGTCTTACTTTACCCTCAGGGCCGCTTAACTGCTCAACCTGAAATTCGAGAGGCAACTTTCTCAATTGTGCCTGGTCAACTTCCGGCAGGAGCCTCGGCTCTAGTTATCTCAGCTGGATTTCAACGCGAGCCACTCAATTTCCAAGCGGGAAAATTCCTGGGCAACTTCTCGGATTTTCAAGGAGGAATTGCTCAACGCTGGGGCTTGTCACAAGAACTGACGGTGGGTCTGGGTGCAGTCTACGACCAGTCCATGCGGGGATTGGGAGAACTGTTCTTTCAGCCTAGAGGTGTGCCTCTGCGCGTAGCAGTGTCTGCCCTTACGGGGGGCGGGGATGGCTCTTGGGATATCAACGCCAATATCAGCTTTGAACCCTCTCGTAACTTTCGGGCACAGTTTAGCAGCGACCAGTTTTCCAGTCGCTTCAATTTAGATTGGCAAGTCATTCCCGGCTTAACCTTGCTAGGCATCGCAGATAGCCGAGATTCTGTAGCCGCTGGTCTACAAATTGTTTCTAGCAGCCGCACTGCCTCTACCTTCGCTCGGGTTACTTTAGATGCCAAAAGTCGTCTTCGCTGGAGTTTATTTCAACGCCTAGGCAGGTTACAACTTAGCCAATTTGGTAATGAAATTGGCTCTCGCTCTGAACTGAGCTATGATTTTTCGCCAGACAACGATTTCACAACTGGCCATGCTTTAGTTTTAGGTTATGAAACACAAAATCAAAACCGTAGCGATAAGTTATTAAGCTTGGCGTGGCATTACCACTCACAACAGAGATCAATCGACGGCAATTATCTCTGGCAAGCAGAGTTGGGATATGCAGTTGGCACTCAGGGCTCGGGACTAATTGCCAGTGTGGGGACAACAATCGTGCCCGGCTTGATGGTGAGAGCGCGATATCAAGGGGTATCTGTTACTTCCGATCAAGCAACTTTTAGCCTAGAGCTAGTGCCCAGCCTCAACTTTCAGCAGGGAATCACAGCAGGCGATCGTCATGCCAATTACTTTCGCACTCAGGGCGGTCTGTTAATCCAACCCTTTCTTGACCGTAACAACAATGGTCGGCGAGATGCCAATGAGGCTTTCTATACGGACCCCAGCTTAATTCTGCTCAACAACCAGCCCATCCAATCTCTGCGTCCAGAAATTCTAAATGACCGCATTTCTCTGCGCCTACCGCCAAATACTTATCGCTTAGACTTTGACCCTGCTGGTTTTCCTGCTGATTGGCAAGTCGCATCGAATGCTTTGGCTGTGGAAGTTGTGGCCGGGAGCCATACACCAGTTCTGATTCCCCTGGTTCCGTCTTACACTTTGGCAGGTACTGTCACCGATCCTCAAGGGAAACCTCTTGGCGGGGTGAGGGTGGAGGCCATTCAGTCTGATTCCAAACAGCGAATGTTCTCGGTGACCAACAACGCCGGCGTTTATTACCTAGAAAGGCTACAGCAGGGCACCTATAATCTACAAGTCAACGGTGAGCCTGCTCAGCCTGACAGCATAGAACTGGAGGCTTCCTCGGAGAAATTGCAGGAAGTCAGCCTCCAGTATTCCAGGCCGAAGCAAACCCAGTAA
- a CDS encoding molecular chaperone, translating to MTVPSVVSKFLATSRVVSRAFRYSGCLLSAALLWAGSAQAQLGISPMIVEVQANRGQAQGTINISNTSNAELRARVYVEPFTYSRDRGFEVIPSNPSDLSPYLQFSPRELTIPPGVTRRVRFIARFVPSLGNGEYRAVVFAEPLTETTGSNGSGNNVGIITRIGATVYVRNGELSPQPVAESASYNVERNQLQLLVRNAGQASVQLTGSWTLKKEGSTVRTGNLEQISLVAQSERNLGLSNSSPEQALLQPGSYELAGNLTWGGSDSKKAVPFNVTLTIPARSSASSNR from the coding sequence ATGACTGTGCCGAGTGTAGTTTCTAAGTTTCTAGCAACGTCTAGAGTTGTCTCTAGAGCTTTTCGCTATAGCGGTTGCTTGTTATCTGCTGCCTTGCTTTGGGCTGGTTCGGCCCAAGCGCAATTGGGCATCTCGCCAATGATTGTTGAGGTGCAGGCTAACCGAGGTCAGGCCCAAGGCACCATCAACATCAGCAATACCAGCAACGCAGAGCTGCGTGCCCGAGTCTACGTTGAGCCCTTCACTTACAGCCGTGACCGTGGCTTTGAAGTAATACCGTCCAATCCCAGCGATCTTAGCCCTTACTTGCAGTTCTCCCCCCGCGAGCTAACTATTCCGCCGGGAGTAACAAGGCGAGTCCGCTTCATTGCTCGGTTTGTTCCCAGCCTTGGCAATGGTGAATATCGAGCTGTGGTGTTTGCAGAGCCATTAACTGAGACCACTGGTAGCAATGGCAGTGGTAATAACGTCGGTATCATTACTCGGATTGGTGCCACCGTTTATGTAAGAAATGGGGAATTATCGCCTCAACCAGTTGCAGAGAGCGCTAGCTACAATGTTGAGCGAAATCAACTGCAGTTACTAGTTCGCAATGCAGGTCAGGCCTCTGTTCAATTAACTGGTTCTTGGACCCTAAAAAAAGAAGGATCTACAGTTCGAACTGGAAATTTGGAGCAAATATCACTCGTCGCCCAGAGTGAACGTAATCTTGGGCTAAGCAATTCCAGCCCAGAGCAAGCATTATTGCAACCAGGCAGCTATGAATTAGCTGGGAATTTAACTTGGGGCGGGAGTGATAGTAAAAAGGCTGTTCCATTTAATGTGACCTTGACCATTCCTGCCCGTTCTAGCGCAAGTTCTAATCGATGA